The following is a genomic window from Halopelagius inordinatus.
TACGCGTCGAGAGCGTTCGACAACTCGTCGGCCCGCACCATCCACTCCGGGTCGTCGATCGGAACGTGTGGGGTGTGAACGGAGACGACGTCGACGCGCGCATCGGCGACGATTTCGAGGGTTTCGTTCACGTCCTCGAGGTGAGACCGTTCGAGATACAGTTCGACGTCGTCGAAACCGCGGTCGTTCGCCCGTTCGAGTTCCAGAGGCTCCGGAGGGGCTTTTCCCACGATGGTGAGGTCGTCTTCACTCACGGTCGGCCCCTCCGCACGGAGTCACTTGTGGCTCCACGGAAACAGTCGAGATGCCGGTCACAGTCGAAGATGAACGGGTGCGGATTTAAACCTCTTCGTCGGCGGTTCTGTCCCGGTCTCACCCGCTGAGGGTACCCAATAGATATAATACGAACGGCGTGAGTAGTCAGTTCAGTGTCAAATTCTCGCTGCGGAGAGGCGGGGATTCGACCGGTGGAGAACACAGACCTATGAAGATAGCACGGATATCGATAGCGTTGTTAGCGTTGTTCGCTCTCACAGTCGGGGCGACAGGCATCGTGGCGGCGGAACCGAACCAAGCCGCGACGGACAAGCACAGCACGTGGACCGACGCGGGTAACAACGGACACGGGAACGAGTGTGACGGAGACGACGTCGCAGGGTCGGAAAGCGAACTCGAAATGAGCGAAACGGGAGAGTTAGCCCGCGAGAACAACTCGCCGGTCTGGGGCGCGCGGTGCCCGCCGTGACGAGAGAGAGACCGGCGTCGCTCGATCACTAGGGGCACGGACGGTCACTCCCCCTACGATAGAGGGTGGTAAAATTACGCTTCCGCCGAGCGGATACTCGATGAAATCGCGCTGTCGGCGACAGATATGTAGTTGGACTCACGGTGTAAAATAGCTGAGACTACCGCGGTCACAACCGCTCAGAATCCACAAACCACCGAATCTTGTCGATATCCCTCTCCGATGGAACAATTTACTTCGAGTAGCGAAGCCGTCGATATAGCCTAAAACATCGTTGATAGTAGAGTATATAACGAAGAATAGGGTCATATTTCGCGTCGAAGCGAGAATATGTAAATAGTATATTACTTCGATATGTGTCCAACCGGTTCTGGGTTCGCGTTCTTCATAGCGGAATCACACCTGCGGCAGTACGAACGCGTCCGCGGGGCGGGGTGACGCGCGACCCCGGGTGGCCGAAATTACTTTCCCGCACCTCTCCCGATGGGTGTGTATGGTTTCACTCGGAGCAACGGGAATCGACCGAGAGACGCTTCTCGACCTCGTGGTGAACATCATCCCCATGGGGATTTTGCTCTTTTTCGTCGGCGTCTTCTTGGTGTACATGCCGTGGGAGGAGAATCTGTTTCTCACCGTCGTGAGCCACTTTCTCACGCTCTTCCCCCTCGCCATGCTGGCGCTTCTGACGTACGTCTCGGCCAGGGTTATCAGTCGAGACGAAGACGAGTAAGGGTCCGTTCGGCTGCAAGGCGCCGTCTCACGGCACCGTATCGGCGGGCTGTGAACCTTGGCGACAGTGTTCCGACGCTCGAAGTCCCGACTCGCGGGTAGATTCCGGCCGTCAAAGTAAAGCCAACCGAGCCCGAACGCTGTGGTGGGTGGTAACATACATCAGTTCAGGCCAGCCACGTCTCCGGAGACGACGCCACCGGACGAGTCGACGAAAGAACGGGGCGTTCGAGAACCGAATCGACGGAGTTGAGCCACTGAGCCGAGACGGATGGGTCGGATTCGCCGACGCCGCAACGACCCGTTTCGTGTGCCATTTTACGCTCCACCCGTCGTCGGGCCGCCGCGCCGGCGACGGGACGCCGGTTTTCTCAGAGCACCCGAACTCGTGTTACAGTATTATGTCTGTAACCCACAGTATCTTTTTTCGATATGTACGAGGTAACCACCAGACCGGCACGCCGCCGAAACCGACGCGGACGAAGAGGTGACGTTCATTTCTCGATGGAGATGACGCGCCGGTATCACGTCGCCGAGTCGGCCCGGTCGGTGTTCGATTTCGAGAACCGGTCGTCGAAGTCCTCAGTCGAAACTGAGCGTCTGGCCCTCCAGGGCGGATTCGATGAGCATCCGGTGGCCGCGTCGAAGTCGCTCCGAGAGCGCTTGGTGGCTGATACCGAACTCCTCTGCGAGTTCCTCCATCGTCGTCCGCCGCGGAATCTCGAAGTAGCCTTTCTCGACGGCCATGAGGAGCGTCTCGTACTGCTCTTCGGTGAGTTCACCGGGACTCGGAGTCTGTGAGTCCATCTTCGTGATGCGGGCCACGTCGACGGAGAAACCGTGGTCAGTCGTGTCGTCGACGACTTTCGAGATGTCGTCTCGGTCGAGAACCAACAGGCGGAGGACCCACTCGTCGTCCTGCCCGCAGGCGGATATTATCTGGCCGTCGCGCTGGAAGATTATCTCTCTGAGGACGGACAGGCGCGGGGAGTCCCACTCTATCTCGTAGAGCCAACTCTCGGCGCGTTGGGAGACGGCCTCGAAGTCGCCGACGCTCTCGTCGGCGTCGAACGCCGCCTCTATCTCCTCTCTGGGTGCGCCCCACACCCGGACGTACGACATCGAGACGGCCCGGTCCGCGGCGACCGACTGTATCATCTCGAACCTGAGGTTCGGTACCACCTCGAACGCGTGTTCGAGCGCTAAATCGCAAGCAGGGATGCGGACTGTCACGAGACTCATGGTAGTTTTCGAGACCAACGCACGGCTCCGGTATATGCGTTATTCCCAACGGACCACACTGTCTACGAGGCGAATAGGCTCGGGAGGATGAGAAGAGCGGTTCCGAACACCGTCGCGTCCCCATCAAGAGCGGGTTTGCGAGGCGCGAGGTGAAGGGGAAGTCGAGGTTATCGTTCGGACCCGAACCACGCGCCGAGGACGAGTCCGTACACGACGTGGCTCAGGTGGAAGACGAACCGTTCGTCGTCGTCGAGGTCCAAGCGAAGGACCCGCCGTATCAGCGTCACGACCCCGAACACGGAGAGGAGGACGCCGTAGACGAGGCCGAGCGCCGTCGTTCGCTTCTCCGTCTCCG
Proteins encoded in this region:
- a CDS encoding DUF6684 family protein, coding for MVSLGATGIDRETLLDLVVNIIPMGILLFFVGVFLVYMPWEENLFLTVVSHFLTLFPLAMLALLTYVSARVISRDEDE
- a CDS encoding helix-turn-helix domain-containing protein, whose translation is MSLVTVRIPACDLALEHAFEVVPNLRFEMIQSVAADRAVSMSYVRVWGAPREEIEAAFDADESVGDFEAVSQRAESWLYEIEWDSPRLSVLREIIFQRDGQIISACGQDDEWVLRLLVLDRDDISKVVDDTTDHGFSVDVARITKMDSQTPSPGELTEEQYETLLMAVEKGYFEIPRRTTMEELAEEFGISHQALSERLRRGHRMLIESALEGQTLSFD